In the genome of Pirellulales bacterium, one region contains:
- a CDS encoding ImmA/IrrE family metallo-endopeptidase — protein MNFRRPNVSYIEGESIAPTNLCKRKVEDYAGSVAKIAEFDVGDDPAELVRRLSGRISYHDIDEWLIEDGSIYVHEKSNFDILLAHYTSPLRDRFTVAHELGHYFLHSNQGEQPIIAYRKGSTRIEWEANWFAAALLMPRDKFKAACAKIDNLAVIAARFGVSTDAARVRRDAIG, from the coding sequence ATGAATTTTCGCCGTCCCAATGTATCGTACATCGAAGGCGAGAGCATTGCGCCCACGAACCTGTGCAAGCGCAAAGTCGAAGACTACGCCGGCAGCGTTGCGAAGATCGCCGAGTTCGACGTCGGCGACGATCCGGCGGAATTAGTAAGGCGGTTGTCGGGACGGATCAGCTACCATGACATCGACGAATGGCTGATTGAAGACGGATCGATTTACGTGCATGAGAAGTCGAATTTCGACATTCTGCTTGCGCACTACACGAGCCCGCTAAGAGACCGGTTCACCGTGGCCCACGAGCTCGGCCATTATTTCCTGCACTCGAATCAAGGCGAGCAGCCGATCATCGCCTATCGAAAGGGTTCGACGCGCATTGAGTGGGAGGCGAATTGGTTTGCCGCGGCGCTGCTCATGCCGCGCGACAAGTTCAAGGCAGCCTGTGCCAAAATCGACAATTTGGCGGTGATCGCCGCGAGGTTTGGGGTTTCGACCGATGCCGCCCGAGTCCGACGCGACGCCATTGGATGA